Within Nosocomiicoccus ampullae, the genomic segment CACTTACACCTTGTCCTTCATTACCAAGAACAATCATTATTGGACCAGTGATTTTGTTTTTGTTTAGAGGTTCTCCTTGAAGGTCTGTCGTTAATACAATTCCGTCGAAATTGTTAATGGCTCCGATTAAATCCGTATCTTCAATCGATACGTGAAAGTGACTGCCTTGACTACTACGTAGAACTTTATCACTATACGGATCAACAGTGTCTTTTCCAATTAATATACGCTTAAAGTTAAACGCATCAGCTGTTCGAATTAAAGTTCCGAGATTTCCAGGATCTTGAACACCGTCTAAAGCGAGAATTCGATTACTATCGACAGTTTGAGTGTTCATTTCAACTACTGCGATAATACCAGGTGGTGTAACAAGTGTTGAGAGTGACTTCATAACGTTTTTAGTCACAACTGTCGTTTTTAAATCAAAGTTAAACTCACTATTTTCTAATACAAATAACTCTAATATATTTGCATTCCACTTCAGCGCTTCTTCAATTAAATGTTCGCCTTCAATTAAAAATTGATTGGCTTTTAGACGCCCTTTTTTCGTCAACAGTTTGCGTACAGCTTTAATACGCTTATTATCTTTAGATGTAATTACCATTTAATTTCGTCAACGACTTCATCGTTTAATGATTTTACAATCTCAACGACAAGTTTAACAGCGTTTTTAAAGTCATCACGGTGCATAATACTAACGTTTGAGTGCATATATCTTAATGGCACACCAATCGCAAGTGATGGTACACCATCATGCACAGTATGGAAGCGCCCAGCATCTGTTCCACCACCAGGAATTGCTTGAAGTTGTACGTCGATTCCTTTTTCTTCAGCAAGCTTTTGAACATGTTTTCTAAATCCTACGTGACCGATATTTGTCGCGTCTAAAATGACGAGTAGTGGACCATCTCCAAGTACTCCTACACCGTCACTTGTTTGAAGTCCTGGAGTATCTGTTGCGATACCAACATCAATCGCAATCGCGAGATCTGGATTCACTTTATGTGCAGCAGTCTGTGCACCACGTAGTCCAACCTCTTCTTGAACAGTTGCACCACTCACTAAGTTAACATCTATTTCTTCATTCTTTAACTCGTTTAACACTTCAACAGATAATGCACAACCAAATCTATTGTCAAATGCTTTTGCTAAAACGTAATCCTTGTTTGCCATCTCAGTAAATTCAGTATACGGCACGATCATGTCACCAGGTTTAACCCCAAGTGATTCTGCTTCTTCTTTATCTTTAACTCCGATATCTAAATACATATCTTTAATATCAACGGTTTTATTTCGTGCTTCAGGTGATAACATATGAGGCGGTGTAGAACCAACGACACCAATGTATTCACCGTTATCAGTAACAAGTGTCATTTTTTGTGATAAAATCACCTGGCTCCACCAACCGCCGATTGGTGTAAATTTAATGAATCCTTTGTCATCAATTTGAGTGACCATAAATCCGATTTCGTCTAAGTGACCACCGATTAAAATCGTACGCGATCCGTTACCTTTTTTCTTACCGAATACACTACCTAAGTTATCTTCAATAATTTCATCTGATACTGGAGTTAAATATTCTTTCATTAATTTTTTAACATCATATTCAAAACCAGAAATTCCATTCACATCTGTCAGTGATTTTAATAATTGTAATTGCTTATCCATATGTATCCCCTTTCTTATATAAACTTTATTTTAGCATATTATTATATTATATATAAAAAAATCCACATTGAATGAATCAATGTGGATCGTTAAATTATTTTAAAGCATCTTTTGCTTTGTTTACTAATTCTTCGAATGCTTTTTCATCGTTAATTGCGATTTCAGAAAGCATCTTACGGTTCATTTCGATACCTGCAAGTTTAAGTCCGTTCATTAAACGGCTATAGCTGATGTCGTGTTGACGTGCAGCTGCGTTAATACGTGCAATCCATAATTTACGGAATTCACGTTTTCTATTTTTACGGTCACGGTATGCATACTGACCTGATTTAATTACTTGTTGCTTAGCAACTCTATATAAATTACCTTTGGCACCGAAGTAGCCTTTTGATTGTTTTAATAATCTTTTACGTCTTTTGTGAGTAGTTAATCCTCTTTTTACACGAGCCATTATTGTTCCTCCTTAATGAATTATTTACCAGCTCTAGCGAGTAAATGTTTTAGTCTTTTAGCGTCTGATTTCGCAACTAATGCTGGTTGACGAAGTTTACGCTTTTGTTTTTTAGTTTTGTTTGCCATTAAGTGGCTAGTGAACGCTTGTGAGCGTTTGAAATTACCAGCTGCTGTTTTCTTAACACGTTTTTTGTAACCTTTATGAGTTTTCATTTTAGGCATGATAAATTTCCTCCAAAATCAAGTATTATTTTTCTTTTTTAGGTGCTAAAACAAGGAACATAGAGCGCCCTTCCATTTTTGGACGAACCTCAATTTCTCCTTCTTCTTTAAGCGCTTCAGCAAATTTAACAAGTACATCTCTTCCGATGTCTTTATGTGTAATTGCACGGCCTCTGAAACGAATTGAAGCTTTAACTTTATCACCTTTAGATAAGAACTTCTTCGCTTGATTTGCTTTAGTGTTAAAGTCGTGTTCTTCAATTGTTGGAGAAAGACGTATTTCTTTAACGTTAATGACACGTTGTTTTTTACGTGCTTCTCTCTCTTTTTTCTGTTGCTCATATTTGTACTTACCGTAGTCCATAATACGCGCAACAGGTGGTTTCGCATTTGGCGCAACTAAAACGAGGTCAAGATCTACTCTCTCTGCCATTTCTAGCGCTTCTTTTTTAGACTTAATACCGAGCTGTTCGCCATTTTGGCTGATTAATCGAACTTCTTTTGCACGAATACGATTATTAATAATTGCTTGGTCTTTTGCTATTGTTGACACCTCCAAAAATTTAACGAACAAAAAAGAGCGAGTGCATAGCTACACCCGCTCTCTGAAATAGACACTAATGTGTCCAGTCCCGAAAAACCCTTTTACCTTAGGCTTAGGGTGTGAAGCGGGAGCTTCAACTTGTCCGTTCAATTCAACTCTTATAACTATATACTAAGTTTTAATATAAGTCAAATATTTTTATAAATTAAATTTCGCTTTGACTGCTTTTTTCTTTAACTCTTTTAAAAATGCTTCTTTTTCTCTCGGTGAAACTTTTACGTTATCATAAACGCCACCTGTGTAATCAATTTGTATCGCGTCTTCACTTTTTGCTGCTTTATTTCCACCGACGATAATATCCTCTGTCAATTCGACATGTGTAATTGCATCATAATAAATTTTTGATTTTTTAATCCCGTTATGAATAATCAATTGATGATCAGTAAACACATATTTTACAGGTTTAAATGTATTCACTAGTACGATAATGATAATGAGTAATATCGATACAGAAATTCGATATAACGAAATATCTCGAAACATTCCGAGTAAAAGTATAATAACAGTCGGTACAACGAATAATAAAATGTTGTACCGAATGAATTTACTGCCGTATTTTGAATAATAGGTCATATAATCACCCGCCGATTATTTTTTTAGACGAATTTCATCGACAAGTTTGTATAAGAAGTCTTCTTTTTCGTAACTATTTTGTTCTTTCTCTCCATATTTACGAACGTTTACTTCTTTTGCTTCAACTTCTTTGTCACCAACGACAACTTGGTAAGGGACTTTACGAGTTTGCGCATCTCTTATTTTATAACCTAGTTTTTCATCACGTGTATCAATGTCTGCGCGAATTCCGTATGATTTCATTTCATCTAAAATTTCTCGTGCATAATCATAATGTAAATCTAAGTTAACCGGAATAATTTGAACTTGCTCTGGTGCTAACCATAATGGGAATGCACCTTTATATTCTTCAATTAAGAATGCAACAAAACGTTCCATCGTTCCAACAACACCACGGTGAATTACAACTGGACGATGATTTTGACCGTCTTCACCAATATAAGTGAGGTCAAAACGCTCTGGTAATAAGAAGTCAAGCTGAACTGTTGATAGTGTTTCTTCAATACCTGATGCTGTTTTAACTTGAACGTCAATTTTTGGTCCATAAAACGCCGCTTCATCGACTGCTTCAACATATTCTAGTTCTAAGTCATCTGCCGCTTCTTTTAGCATTTTTTCAGCCATTTGCCACATTTCGTCGTCATCAAAGTATTTCTCAGTGTTTTCTGGATCACGATAACTTAATCTAAATGAATAATTTTCAATATTAAAGTCTTTGTAAACTTCTTCAATTAAATGAAGTACACGTTTAATTTCTTCTTTAATTTGATCTGGACGTACGAATACGTGTGCGTCGTTTAAGACCATTCCTCTTACACGTTGTAACCCTGACACTGCTCCTGACGCTTCATAGCGGTGCATCATTCCTAATTCTGCGATACGAATTGGAAGTTCACGGTATGAATGTCTTTCGTTTTTATAGACCATCATATGGTGTGGACAGTTCATTGGGCGAAGAACTAATTCTTCATTACCGACTTTCATTGGTGGGAACATATCGTCTTGATAGTGATCCCAGTGTCCACTTGTTTTATATAAATCACTGTTTGCTAAAATTGGAGTATATACGTGGTCATAACCAAGCGCTACTTCTTTATCGACAATATAACGCTCAATTTCACGACGAATTGTCGCACCGTTTGGTAACCAGAACGGTAGACCTGCACCAACGAGTTGTGACGTATCGAAAATTTTCATTTCACGTCCAATTCTTCTGTGGTCACGCTCTTTTCTTTCTTCTAACATTTTTAAGTGTTCTTCTAAATCTTTCTTTTTAAAGAATGCTGTACCGTAAATACGTTGTAGCATTTTGTTATCAGAATCTCCGCGCCAATATGCTCCAGCAATTGATAACAATTTAAACTCTTTAATTTTAGACGTTCTCGGTACGTGTACACCGCGACATAAATCTGTGAAATCGTCTTGAGTATATACAGTAACGAGTTCATCTTCAGGAATCGCATCGATTAACTCAAGTTTATATTCGTCATCTTTAAATAATTCTTTTGCTTCATCTCTAGATAATACGCGACGCTCGATAGGAATATTTTCATCGATGATTTGTTTCATTTCACGTTCGATTTTAGGGAAGTCTTCAGAAGAAAGACTTTCATCCATATCAAAGTCATAGTAAAATCCGCCCTCAATGACTGGACCGACTCCGAATTTTACATCTTTATAAAGACGAGTTAATGCGTGAGCAAGTAAGTGTGCTGTTGAGTGACGCATCACTTCTAATCCTTCTTCTGATTTATCTGTAAACAATTCAATTTCAGCATCATTTACGATTGGTCTTTCTAAATCGTACATATCTCCGTTTAATTTCGCAGCGACTGATGCTTTTTTTAAACCTGGACTAATTGACCCAGCAATTTCCTCTGCGGTAATGCCACTATCGAATTCTTTTTCACTACCATCTGGAAATTTAATTTTCACTTTAACATCTGACATATCTATTCCTCCATAATTGTTTTAAAAATTAAAAAAAGTCGCCCCTAAATATAGGGACGACTTAAACACCGTGTTACCACCCTGATTTACAAATTTAAAAAATTTGCCTCAGACAATAGGATATAACGCTCCAAAACGTATAGCGATTAAGCCATCATCATTCAAGGTAGTAACTTTAGAGTTTTAATATGCATTTTCACCAAACATGCACTCTCTATAAATAAAACAAAAAAGCTTTGTCCTTTGGATTTATTAATGATTTATCTCTTATTATTATACAATATTTTATATATGTTGCAAACTATTCGTGGCGGTAATTGGGTCCAATTAACTCTACTTCATACGTTAATACCCGAATTCTTTCTACCATTCGCGTCGCTTTGATATTATCGATAGTACCATCTTTTGTGTGAGAATATAACTCGACTAATTGATCGATACTATAATTTGAACTAATAAACGTTGGACGTTTTTCAGCCATACGGCTTTGTAAAATTGGTGTAAGTACCGTATCTCTACTCCAAGCTGTAATATCTTCTGCACCTAAGTCATCAAGCATTAAAACATCCGCTTCTTTTAGTGCACGAATTCTCTCATCACTCGAATGATCTTTAAACCCTGCACGGAGTTCTTGAAGGAGTTCGGGAACATAAATGATCATAGAAGCAATGTTTTTCTCTTTTAACTCATTCGCAAAACTTCCTAAGAAAAATGACTTCCCGACACCAAATTTACCATGAATGTACATGCCCTTATAATCATTTCCACTCACAATATTATGAATGGTCTCAATCGACTTATGAATCACTGTTTCACGGTTTGATCCTTCAACGATTTCTAAATCATCAAACTTTGCATCAACAATATCTTGAGCAATGAAAAAACTTTGAATTAATTTTTGCTTTTCTTTATATCGGTCTTGTTCAAGTTTCACTGGGCACGGTGTTAAATAATGGTTAATTGTACCATTTCTCACTTCTAAGTTAATTAAATACCCGTCCGGATGAGATACACAGTTTCCTTTTTTATCTGTCACACACTCAGTATTTTGATCGATAAACTTTTTAATAATTAATATTTCATCTTCAATCATTTTTTTAGTAATTGTTTCTTCAGTGTCTGCTTCGAACTGTTTGAATTTACTTGAATTTATAATTTCATTGTAAACTGCTTCATTTCTCTTATTTAATTTGTTAAGAATTTCGCTGTTTTTTAACATATCATCAAACGACTTCATTAGTATCACCTACAACTTTCTAAAACGGTCAATCGCATCTTTAATTGAAGCGGACTGTTTTTTAGTTACTCGTTTTTCTGTGTGTTCTTTTTCTTTAGTACTTTCAGTAAACCATTTTGGTTCAACAGCTTGTCGATTCACTTTATAGTTATTATATTTTTTCTTCGACTGATTTTTATAAAATGAACGTGCTGCATTTTTTGCTTCTTCAGCTGTTTGGTATCCTTTACTCTCCCAGTCTCGAGCAATCTTAAATACGTAGTTATCATATAATTGCCCATCTTTTTGAAGTAATGCATACTCGAGTAAAATGTTAATTACACCGTTATTCAAACCTGTTTCGGTGACGAGTCTCGTTACTAATATTTCATCATTTCTTGAAGGGTTATTGTTTCTTAATTGTCTAATTCTCGTAACAGGACTAATCTTATCAAGTTGTGAAAAATAGTCCGCTTTTTCCTCATCTTTACTTTCTACTTTTTCAATCGTTTCAACGTTTACTTTAGTAGGTTCAGCTTCTTTTTCGTAGCGATAATAATCTAGTGCTGCGCGTCTTAAAATATTTAAATCAATACCTTTTGTTTTATCAGTTGCTTTTATAACTACAGATTTCATATCGTATGCGTTTAATGAAAATAGTTCAGCGAGTTTTACGATATTTTCTCTCACTGTCTTTGTGAAAAATTTACGGTCGACAAATGTGCCTTTTAAATGTGTAAATAATACTTCAAAGTCAAAGTCATCAAGCTCAACGTAGCTACCGTCACTCTTATTTTTGCCGTGATAAGAATCTTCACGAATATTTAATGGTTGTAATGAGAAGTTAGAGAACACTTCTGTAAATTTCCGACTGACGTTCGTAATATTTTGTGGAAGAGATGGATATTTCCAGTACTCACGCTTTTTGTTAAATGATGTACTACCGATTTTTGTAAATAAATACATACTTAACATTGGATCATTAAAAAAATGTTCAGCGTCTAACGGTCGTTTTACTTCATATATTAATTGGTCAACGTGTGAATCATTACTGACATATGTTTTCACAAGTCCGACCGCTTCAAGTTTTTCAATTTCTTCACTGAATGTTGATAATGTCATGTTCATTTCATCAATAAATTCGCTATGCATACGTACTTCAAGCGGTTTAAATTTTCTACTAGAATCATGAAGATAAATGTAAATAGACGCTGAAATACTACCAATCATCGGCATATAAATATCATTTAACATTATACGTTCAGTTTCACTTAAAATCTCTTTATTGTGAACAAGAAATTCTGTACGTGGTGTTAAACGAGAATTACTCAATTGTTTCACCTTTATCAAGATGTTTTAATGCATCCATTAACTGGTTAATATCTGTGAATTCTCTATACACACTCGCAAATCGTACGTAAGCGACTTGGTCTAAGTTCATCAATTCTTCCATCACAATTTCTCCAATATCATTAGAAGATACTTCGTTATTGTTTGTATTTCTAATTTTCTTTTCAATACGTTCGACACATTTTTCTACTTCAAGATAACTAATCGGTCGTTTTTCACAAGACTTCATTAAACCATCGAGTATTTTATCTCTATCGAATTTTTCACGTGTATTATCTTTTTTAATAACGACAAGTGGCGATAATTCTATTCGTTCAAATGTCGTAAATCTAGAGTTGCACGCTTCACACTCACGACGACGTCTTATACTTGTCATATCATCTGCGTGACGTGAGTCGATTACTTTTGTGTTTTCGTGTTTACAATTTGGACAACGCATACAATCACCTAGCTTTTTTCATAATTATAACATGATATACCATTTAACATTTAATTAAAAAAACTCTCTATAAGTCATCCTTATAGAGAGTATAATTCACTTCAAAAATTAATTAAAGTTCTTTCGCAACACGTTCAACTAACTCTACTGTACGTGTTGAGTAACCCCACTCGTTGTCGTACCAAGAAAGTACTTTTACTTGGTTATCACCAATTACCATTGTTAAATCACTATCAATAGTTGATGAGTGTGGATTTGTATTAAAGTCACTTGAAACTAATGGTGCATCAGAAATTCCAAGAATACCTTTTAATTCACCTTCTGCAGCGTTTCTAAGTGCTTCGTTTACTTCTTCTTTAGTAACATTTTTGTTTAAGTCTACAACTAAGTCAACTAATGACACGTTATCAGTTGGAACACGTAGCGCCATACCATCTAATTTACCTTCTAATTCTGGTAATACTAATGCTGTTGCTTTTGCAGCTCCTGTTGATGTTGGTACAATGTTTTGAGCTGCTGAACGCGCACGACGTAAATCTTTGTGCGGATTGTCTAAGATTTTTTGGTCTGAAGTGTATGCGTGAACAGTTGTCACTAAACCTTTATCAATACCAAATGAATCATTTAATACTTTCGCAACCGGTGCTAAGCAGTTTGTTGTACATGAAGCATTTGAGAATACATCATATTTTTCAACATCTAAATCTTTGTCGTTAACGCCTAAAACGATTGTTTGTACGTCTCCACCTTTAGATGGACCAGTTAATACAACTTTTTTTGCTCCAGCTGTTAAATGTTTAGATGCAGTATCTCCATGGTTGAAAGCACCTGTTGCTTCAAACACGATGTCTACACCTAAATCTTTCCAAGGTAAGTTTTCTGGATTACGGTCTCTAGTAATTTTGATTTCTTTGCCGTCAACAACTAAAGTATCGTTATCTTTAACCTCAACAGTTTTCTCCCATTTACCGTGAGTTGTGTCGTAGTTAAGTAAGTGAGCTAAGTCTTCAGCATCATAACTTGCGTTTACTGCTACGAGATTTAACGTATCAAAGTCGTGAACGATACGAAATACTTGTCTACCAATTCTTCCTAAACCGTTAATCGCTACATTTGTCATAGTTATAATCTCTCCTAGAATTTATTCAAGTTCATTATAGCACATGAACGTTATAGTTGTTCAAGTAATTCATCAATCTCTCTATAAAGTTCATCTAAACTGCCACGGTTATCTAACACAACGTCTGCGTTTTCTTTCTTTTTAGATAAAGATAATTGTGACTTAATTCTTGCTTTCGCTTCTTCTACCGTATAATCATTTCTTTTCATTAATCTTTTAATTTGAGTCTCTGTATCAACGTAGACGACAATGACAAAGTCAAACTGATCTTCTAATTTATTTTCGTATAATAATGGTATATCTGAGAATACATGACCGTCTTTAATATACTTTTCAGCATCTCTATCCATGTCTCGTCTAATTATTGGATGTGTAATATTATTTAAAACAGCAAGTTCATCCTTGTCATTAAATACGATGTCACCAAGCTTTTTACGATTTAATGTCCCGTCATCTTCTAATACGTCTTCACCAAAATGTTCAACAACCTTTTTAAGTCCTTCAGTTCCTTTGTTTAGTACGTTTCTTGCGTATATATCAGCATCGAGTACGGTGTAGCCTTTATCTTTTAAATAGTTACTAACGGCACTTTTACCGCTTGCAATTCCACCCGTTAGTCCAATTTTTTTATACATGCAATCACCTCTGACACTTTGTACAATAATACGTATTTCGTTGGCCAATTACTTTCGTTTTAATTTCATGACCAAGCGGACAATACTTCTGACCATAAACAGTGAATTTCGTCTGCATATTTCCAGATTCTCCAGACGTGCTTCTATAATCTGAAATCGTTGAACCACCAGCATTTAACGATAACTCAAACACTTCAACAATTTTATCGAATAATAGCTCTAATCTTTTTCTAGAAATATTTTTAACACGTCTCGTTGGTAAAATACCACTTCTATATAATGCTTCAGACGCATATATATTACCAACACCTGGAATAATTTTAGAATCCATTATAATCGCTTTTATATATGAGTTTTCATAACGTTTAGATTTTAGCGTTTCAACGAAATAATTCTTTGCAGTTTCTTCTGTATATTCAGGCGCCATATTTTTAAACGGTAAAAAATCATCGAAATTTTTGATTGTCCGTATTTCACCGAAACGTCGAATGTCTGAATAGACTAATATCTGTCCACTACTTAACTTAAACTGAACGTGCCAATGTTTTTTATAATTCGTTTCAGTAATCTCATCTAAATGATCGACGATAAAAAATCCACCACTCATTCCGAGATGACTGATCATGTAAAACATCTCATCATCATTAATAAGTTCAAAGTACATATATTTACCACGACGTTTTATATTGATGATTTTAGAATTTCTTACTTTTAAAAAATCATCAATGTTTTCCTTAACAATTGTGAGTCGGTTGTTTTTATGGCCGTTAATTACAGTTTGTGATAATACGACGTCTTTAATCTCTAAACCGATTAAAGACGTTAAACTTCTTTTTACGAGTTCAACTTCAGGTAATTCTGGCATGTTATCTACTCCATTGTGTACCAATTTGGACCGTATTCATACTCAACCTTTAACGGAACTTCAATTTCTAATGCATGTTCCATAATTTCTTTAATGACTTCTATAAAGTCTTCAACCTCTATTTTTGGAATATCAAAGACTAGTTCGTCGTGAATTTGTAACAATAACTCTGCGTCGAATTTTTCTTTTTTCTCACTTTCAAAGTAGTTAACCATCGCAAGTTTAATAATATCTGCAGCTGTTCCTTGAATTGGTGAATTCATAGCGATACGTTCTGAAAAGCTTCTCGCGTTAAAGTTACGTGAATTAATGTCCGGAACGTAACGTCTTCGACCGAGTAACGTCGACACGTAACCGTCACGCTTTGCATCTTGAACGATATATTTCATATACTCTTTAACGTTAACAAACGTATCGAGATACGTATCGATAAATTCTTTGGCTTCTTTACGTGTAATTCCAAGTTGTTGAGATAATCCGTAATCAGAAATGCCGTAAACAATACCGAAGTTAACTGCTTTTGCATTCGAACGCATCGTACTCGTCACTTCACTTGGTTCAACATTATAAACGTTGGCTGCTGTAATTGTGTGAATATCTTTACCTTCATTAAATGCTTGAATCATTTTTTCATCTTTAGAAATTGACGCGAGTACTCTTAACTCAATTTGCGAATAGTCGAGTGATAAAAGAACGTTATCTTCACTTTTTGGAACGAACGCTTTTCTAATTTTACGTCCTTCTTCTAAACGAATTGGGATATTTTGTAGGTTCGGTTCGACACTTGAAAGACGTCCAGTTTGAGCAAGTGTTTGGTTAAATCTCGTATGAATTCGACCATCTTCGTGAATTTGTCCTTGTAGACCGACAACGTATGTCGATTGTAGTTTTTGAATTTCACGATACTCTAAAATATATTCAATAATTTTATGCTTAGGACGAAGTGTTTCAAGTACATCTGCCGCTGTAGAGTATCCTGTTTTTGTTTTCTTAATTACTGGTAATTCTAGATGTTCGAATAATACAACTCCGAGTTGTTTCGGTGAGTTTATATTAAACTCTTCTCCAGCAATTTTGTAAATTTCACTTTTTAAATGGTTTAAACGTTCTTCAAGTTCTGTTTCCATTTCTTTTAACGTATCTAAATCAACAGTAATCCCTTTAATCTCCATAGCCGATAACACTTTAGATAAAGGAATTTCTAATTCTTTGAATAAATCGTACATCTCATCGTCTTTAAGTTTCTTTTCGAGTGGTTTTAACGCGTGATGAATCGCGAGTGTTTTTGTTTCAGTAAAATCTTTCGTTTCTTCAATTGTAGGATTTTTCTTATTGCGACCTTTACCATAATGTGATTCGTCGCTATCAATTTGAATATTAAAAGTTTCGACTGTCGTCGATACGTCTACGATTTTTTTACCTGGATCAAGTAAAAATGACCCAAGCATAATATCACCAGTAAAATTAGTAAAAGTAACGTCTAATTGATTTAAAAATGCTATTTGTCGTTTTAAATCATACGTATTGACTGTATCTCTAGTTGTTAAAAACTCTTTAAGTGACTCGGTGTCTATATCTTCGATATTTGTCACAAAGCTATTTTCTCCGTCAGTCACTGCGAGTACTGCTGGCTTATTTAATAAGTAGTTTGCATGTTCACTTTCAAAATATAGTGAGACGTTTTTACCGAGTTCTGATAAACTACCGACTCTCTTTGTTTCAAAAGTCGTCGCATCGTTAACTGGTGCTTCATTTAAATTTTCAAGTAACGAGTTAAATTCAAATTCTTTAAATACTTTAATTTTGGCATCTAAATCTTCAGGTGGTAGTTTTAAATCATCTAAATTAAAGTCAAACGTCATGTCTCTATAAATTGTTGCAAGTTCTTTAGACATTAACGCATCATCTTTAAAGTTCTCTAAATTCTCACGTTGTTTCCCTTTTAACTCTTCAATATTTTCATAGACACCTTCGACTGAATCATATTTTTTAAGTAATTTAATCGCAGTCTTTTCACCGATACCTGGGACACCAGGAATATTATCTGACGTATCCCCCCATAATCCTTTCATATCAATGATTTGTTCTGGGCGAAGGCCATACTCTTCTTCAATAAACTCTGGTGTATATTTATCGATTTGAGTGACTCCTTTTTTCGTAAAGTAAATCGTCACGTGATCACTTGCGAGTTGAGTCAAGTCACGGTCGCCAGTAATAATGATTGTCTCCATACCGTTTTCATCTGCTAATTTAGACAACGAACCGATAATATCATCCGCTTCGTAGTTCTCTACTTCATATCGTTTAATACCATACGCATCAATCAATTTACGAATCGGCGCAAACTGTTCACCTAATTCTGGCGGTGTCTTTTGACGCCCACCTTTATACTCTCCGTATTTTTCGTGTCTAAATGTCTTTTTACCTGCATCAAATGCAATTAAAAAGTGTGTGGGATCTTCTTCACGAATAATTTTATCTAATATTTTTTGAAATCCAAAAATAGCATTCGTATGCAGTCCACTTTGGTTACTTAAAAGTGGTAGTCCATAAAATGCACGGAACGCTAAACTATTACCATCTATTAAAATTAACTTATCCATAGTTCGTCTCCTCTATGAGTGATTAGTTTCATTATACAAGTCGGTTACTTTCTTTCCAAATTAAAAAACACGTCCGAAGACGTGTTTTTATGGATATATAATCGGCGCGTTTGGTCCTAGTGGTAAACCAAGAAGCATCCAGCCGATTAAGAATATTAACCATGTAA encodes:
- the dnaI gene encoding primosomal protein DnaI — its product is MKSFDDMLKNSEILNKLNKRNEAVYNEIINSSKFKQFEADTEETITKKMIEDEILIIKKFIDQNTECVTDKKGNCVSHPDGYLINLEVRNGTINHYLTPCPVKLEQDRYKEKQKLIQSFFIAQDIVDAKFDDLEIVEGSNRETVIHKSIETIHNIVSGNDYKGMYIHGKFGVGKSFFLGSFANELKEKNIASMIIYVPELLQELRAGFKDHSSDERIRALKEADVLMLDDLGAEDITAWSRDTVLTPILQSRMAEKRPTFISSNYSIDQLVELYSHTKDGTIDNIKATRMVERIRVLTYEVELIGPNYRHE
- a CDS encoding replication initiation and membrane attachment family protein, with the translated sequence MSNSRLTPRTEFLVHNKEILSETERIMLNDIYMPMIGSISASIYIYLHDSSRKFKPLEVRMHSEFIDEMNMTLSTFSEEIEKLEAVGLVKTYVSNDSHVDQLIYEVKRPLDAEHFFNDPMLSMYLFTKIGSTSFNKKREYWKYPSLPQNITNVSRKFTEVFSNFSLQPLNIREDSYHGKNKSDGSYVELDDFDFEVLFTHLKGTFVDRKFFTKTVRENIVKLAELFSLNAYDMKSVVIKATDKTKGIDLNILRRAALDYYRYEKEAEPTKVNVETIEKVESKDEEKADYFSQLDKISPVTRIRQLRNNNPSRNDEILVTRLVTETGLNNGVINILLEYALLQKDGQLYDNYVFKIARDWESKGYQTAEEAKNAARSFYKNQSKKKYNNYKVNRQAVEPKWFTESTKEKEHTEKRVTKKQSASIKDAIDRFRKL
- the nrdR gene encoding transcriptional regulator NrdR, with protein sequence MRCPNCKHENTKVIDSRHADDMTSIRRRRECEACNSRFTTFERIELSPLVVIKKDNTREKFDRDKILDGLMKSCEKRPISYLEVEKCVERIEKKIRNTNNNEVSSNDIGEIVMEELMNLDQVAYVRFASVYREFTDINQLMDALKHLDKGETIE
- the gap gene encoding type I glyceraldehyde-3-phosphate dehydrogenase; protein product: MTNVAINGLGRIGRQVFRIVHDFDTLNLVAVNASYDAEDLAHLLNYDTTHGKWEKTVEVKDNDTLVVDGKEIKITRDRNPENLPWKDLGVDIVFEATGAFNHGDTASKHLTAGAKKVVLTGPSKGGDVQTIVLGVNDKDLDVEKYDVFSNASCTTNCLAPVAKVLNDSFGIDKGLVTTVHAYTSDQKILDNPHKDLRRARSAAQNIVPTSTGAAKATALVLPELEGKLDGMALRVPTDNVSLVDLVVDLNKNVTKEEVNEALRNAAEGELKGILGISDAPLVSSDFNTNPHSSTIDSDLTMVIGDNQVKVLSWYDNEWGYSTRTVELVERVAKEL
- the coaE gene encoding dephospho-CoA kinase (Dephospho-CoA kinase (CoaE) performs the final step in coenzyme A biosynthesis.) codes for the protein MYKKIGLTGGIASGKSAVSNYLKDKGYTVLDADIYARNVLNKGTEGLKKVVEHFGEDVLEDDGTLNRKKLGDIVFNDKDELAVLNNITHPIIRRDMDRDAEKYIKDGHVFSDIPLLYENKLEDQFDFVIVVYVDTETQIKRLMKRNDYTVEEAKARIKSQLSLSKKKENADVVLDNRGSLDELYREIDELLEQL
- the mutM gene encoding bifunctional DNA-formamidopyrimidine glycosylase/DNA-(apurinic or apyrimidinic site) lyase produces the protein MPELPEVELVKRSLTSLIGLEIKDVVLSQTVINGHKNNRLTIVKENIDDFLKVRNSKIINIKRRGKYMYFELINDDEMFYMISHLGMSGGFFIVDHLDEITETNYKKHWHVQFKLSSGQILVYSDIRRFGEIRTIKNFDDFLPFKNMAPEYTEETAKNYFVETLKSKRYENSYIKAIIMDSKIIPGVGNIYASEALYRSGILPTRRVKNISRKRLELLFDKIVEVFELSLNAGGSTISDYRSTSGESGNMQTKFTVYGQKYCPLGHEIKTKVIGQRNTYYCTKCQR